The window TGTGATCGAGGTCGCCGGATTGAACGAATATACGGCCAGACCCGACGACGATTTCGCCGACGACGAGAAGATCTTCTACCGGCTGGTGCCGCAGAAGAAGGGCGCTTTCGTCCAGTTCACCATGCATCTGCACGATAATTCAGCGGAAACATCGTCCGGCGGCGATTACGGCGAATTCGTCAACGCCACGGCCGACGACGAGTTTCTGATCTATTCGCAGTATCTCGACCACATTCCCGACGGAGAGGAGCCCGACGGCGTTACGTTCGACTGCACGTTCTCGCCCGTCAACGAGGATATGTGGACGGAGAATGGCCGCATGTATCTCTTTTACCCGCGCGCGGGCGGCGATACGCCGCAGTCGGGGACGGGCATCTATTCGATTTACCTGCGAACCAACCGTCCGCAGAGTGCCGAGGTCGTCCGCATAGCCTCCAATATTTCGGGCGAGAAGTCGTTGAAAGATGTCGCCCGGGACTATGCCGGCCGCGGTTATCGTTCGACTTCGTTCGAGCTGGCCAACTACAACCCCTTCCGTTTTGCGGCACGCATAGACGGTGCGGGCGGGGATGCCTCCGGAAGCGACGCGGAGCCGGTGACGGAATTGACGTGGAATTATGAGAATCCGGCCGAAACGAACATCGACATCGAGTTCGACGTGACCAGTTTCCGGGGTTCGGACGACCGGTCGGCCGATCCTTTCGGCGAGACGTTCGAGGTCTATATCGACGCGCCGATGCTGACCGTGGACGAATCGCGGCTGGCCGAGTGCAATCTGACGCCCGATAAACTCAAAGCGGACCCTGAGGTCGAGGGGCGTTTCGTTTATACGGTCGATGCCTCGCGCGAGGAGGAGCGCAAATTCGGTGTCGCAGACGCGCTGATCCCCGATACGACGCCGGCCGCTGCCGGAAGCCCTGCGCCTTCACAGTCGGGAGAGCGCAAGCGGCTGCCGTTCAAGACGAACTGTGTGGTGAGCGCCGGCGACATCACCCTTTCGTCGAACGAGGAGAAAGTCGTCTTCTTCCGGAAGACCTTCCGTGTGGCGAACGAGTCGGTCACGGGGCGGATCACCTACGATCCGGGCACCGGGGCGATTCCCGTGCCGCGCAATGCGTTCGTGTCGTTCATACAGTCGGGAACGGGGAGCCGCATCGGGTCGATGACCGTGACGGCGGACGGCCGCTACGAGTTGCGGTTGCGCAAGGAGTATGACCCCGGGTGGTTCGATCGCATCGAACTCCGCTATACGAAGGACGGCGCGGTTTACCGGAACCGGATCGACGAGAACAATCCGCTGACGCTGGCCCGTCTGGTGCAGTCGCCCGATATAGTATTGGTGAATGTGGCCGCTGATTGACTGAACCTATGACACGGGCCGACAAATTGCTGCTGTTGCTGCTCTGCGGAGCGTGCATGCTGGCCGGATGTCCGGAGATCCGCACCGCCGAGCGTCCCGAAACCGCCGAGTGCCCCGAAACCGCGGAACCCGCCGCAGACACGGCGGATTCCGAGAGCGCGGACGGGACTCCCGGGCGGCGGGCTTTCCGGCTGCCCGATGTGCCGGAGGCCCTGCGCGATCCGGCCGACCGGGCGGACTATCTGGCCTTGCACTATTGGGACTGTTTCGACTTCGCCGATACGGTCCTGCTTTCGTGTCCGGAGATCACCGAACAGGCTTTCGTTGATTTTCTGAGCGTGCTGCCCCATGCCCGCGAGGCGGCCGCGGCGGTCGATACGCTCTATTCGCGGGCGGCCGTGCGGAGCGAGGCGCTCTATTGTTTCATCGGGCTGGGCGACAAGTATCTTTACGAACCCAACTCCCCGATGTGCGACGAGGAGCTTTACATCCTGGTGCTGCGGGCGCTGACGGCCAATCCCCGGATCGGTGAGGCCGACAAACTGCGGCCGCGCCGCCTGCTGGAGACGGTGTCGAAGAATCGCCCGGGAGACAAGGCGGCCGATTTCGAGTTTCTGGGCCGCGACGGAGTGAAACGGCGCATGTCGCATCTGAAGGCGGAATATACGCTGCTGTGCTTTTACGATCCCTCCTGCGACGAATGCGGGCGGGTGAAAGGGCGGCTGGCAGCATCGCCGGCCGTTTGCGGGATGGTCGGGGAAGGGCGGCTGGCCGTGCTGTCGGTGAACGTCGCCGGCGACAGCGGGGCGTGGCGCGATGCGGCTGTCCCGGAGGGTTGGACGGACGGCTGCGATGTCGGGGAGCGGCTGGTGCGCGGGGCGGTTTACGACCTGAAAGCCATGCCGACGCTCTATTTGCTGGATCGTGAAAAGCGGGTGCTTCTCAAAGACACTTCTGTCGGGCGGCTCGAAGCGAAGCTCGCCGGAGCGGACTTTTAGGGCCGCATGGCGTGAAACCGTGACTCATATATTTCCGGGGCGGAAAAAGCGTCCTGGCTCCGCAAAATCGGCTTTATTGAGCCGATGATTCCCGGGGCCGGGAACGCAGGCTGCCGCACCCTGCGTACGGGCTCATATCCCATGACATGAAAAAGAGGAGGGGCTTACCGTCGCGGCGCCCCTCCGGATGAACATTTCTGCAAATTTGAACTTTTTATTTGATTGCTTATGGTAAGAAATGTTCAGTTCGTTCTAAAAGTTCGCATCGATGAAATCGCTGTAATCTTTCATATCCTCTTCCCAGCCGGTGTTTTTCATGCCTTTGACGGTATAGCTGACCGTCGAGCCGTCCGGATTCGTGCGCGTGTAACCGAACTCGATCGCATCGGCTTTGTAACCG of the Alistipes senegalensis JC50 genome contains:
- a CDS encoding DUF5106 domain-containing protein: MTRADKLLLLLLCGACMLAGCPEIRTAERPETAECPETAEPAADTADSESADGTPGRRAFRLPDVPEALRDPADRADYLALHYWDCFDFADTVLLSCPEITEQAFVDFLSVLPHAREAAAAVDTLYSRAAVRSEALYCFIGLGDKYLYEPNSPMCDEELYILVLRALTANPRIGEADKLRPRRLLETVSKNRPGDKAADFEFLGRDGVKRRMSHLKAEYTLLCFYDPSCDECGRVKGRLAASPAVCGMVGEGRLAVLSVNVAGDSGAWRDAAVPEGWTDGCDVGERLVRGAVYDLKAMPTLYLLDREKRVLLKDTSVGRLEAKLAGADF